A region of the Luteitalea sp. genome:
CGCCGACGAATACGAGGCATACAACTACGAAGTCGGTATCAAGCCGCTCATCGGTAAAGCATTGGGCGTGCAGACGTTTCGTGAGGATCACGAGCACGACACCGAGTTCATGACGATTTCGTACTGGGCGAACATCGATGCGATGAGTGCCTTCACGGGCGGAGATCCGATGCAGGTGCATCACCTCGCGCGAGATGCGGACTTTCTGATCGAGCTACCCACACACGTCCAGATTCTACGGGTCCTCAAGACGCATGGCGTGACTGGCAGCGTGTGATGCCGAGCCGGTCTCCTAGTCCGAGGTGAGGCGTTTGGGGGGGTTGACGCGCTTTGCCACATCTCATATAGTTGCTACTGACAATGGCTTCGACGCTTGCACCACCTGTTCACGACGCCAAGCGCAGCGACGCCAGCTTACAGCGCCATGCGGAGGCGCTGCATGCGGCGGTGTCGGATCTGGTCCGCGTCTATCAGTTTCGGGACCGGGACTGCATCTGCTGCCATGACATCTCGGTGACGCAGTGCTATGCGCTCGAAGCGCTGAGCGAGCACGGCCCGCTGCGCCTCGGGGCGCTGGCCGACCGCCTGTATCTCGACAAGAGCACCACGAGCCGCGTGGTCGGCGCGCTCGTCCGCAAGGGTTACGTCGAGCCGCGGCGAGAGTCGGGCGATCGCCGAGCCGCGGCGCTGGTGGTCACCCGCGCGGGACGGCGGCTGTACGAACGGATTACCGCTGACCTGGTCGAGCAGCAGAAGGCGTTGTTGCAGGACTTGGATCCCGCGATCCGTGAGGGCGTCACGCAGGTCATTCGACGCTTCACGCGCGCTGCGGAAGCTCGGTTCCTATCGGGGACGAGCGTTGGTAGCTGCGGCCCGGCGGCCTGTTGCGGACCAGAAGGATAGGTTCGGAGCGGGCCTCCAGACTCCGCTCAGGATGTAGCCAGGGCCGGTTGTTGTCAGTAGCAACTGACCGGAGCAATCAGCAGATACGGTAGGAGGCGAATCATGGAAGATGTGAAGACGGCGGTCCGGACGAAGTACGGGGAGGCAGCGCGTCGCGTGGCGGCCGGCGAGGAGAGCGCCTGTTGTGGCACCTCTGCCTCGCAACCTGAGTGCTGTGATCCCATCACCTCGAACTTGTACGGTGCGAATGAGACCGGTGAGCTCCCGGAAGCGGCCGTGCAGGCGTCGCTCGGATGCGGCAATCCGACTGCGCTCGCGGAGCTGACGCCGGGTGAGGTCGTGCTCGATCTCGGGAGCGGCGGAGGCATCGATGTCCTGCTGTCAGCGCGGCGTGTCGGACCGACCGGCAAAGCGTATGGGCTCGATACCACCGACGAGATGCTCGCGCTCGCCGAGGAGAACAAGCAGAAGAGCGGTCTCACGAACGTCGAGTTCCTTCGAGGCGATATCGAGCAGATCCCGCTGCCAGACGCCAGCGTCGACGTCATCATCTCCAACTGCGTGATCAACCTCTCCGGCGACAAGGACCGCGTTCTCCGCGAGGCGTTTCGTGTGCTGAGACCGGGCGGTCGATTCGCCGTCAGCGACGTCGTCGTGCGCGGCGAATTGCCATCCCAGGTGCGGCGCTCCATGGAGCTCTGGGTAGGCTGCATCGCTGGAGCGCTGACGGAGAACGGCTACCGCGAGAAGCTGAGGGCCGCCGGTTTCGACGAAGTCGACATCGAGCCGACACGTATCTACGACCTCGAGGACGCGCGTGCGTTCCTCGCCGCGGAGGGCATCGACGTGGATGCGATCGCGCCAGAGGCGGCGGGTAAGGTCATCAGCGGCTTCGTCCGCGCGCGCAAGCCCACAGCGTGCTGCGATTCCACGTGCTGTGCTGAAGGCTGACGAGACCACCAAACGTTCGTTGAGTGACGGCGTTCATGCGATTCCTCCAGCTAGACCAGCGACGCCATATCGATGACGAAGCGGTACTTCACATCGCTTTTCACGAGCCGTGAGAAAGCCTCGTTGATCTGTTGAATTCGGATCAGCTCGATATCGGCCGTGATGCCATGATCGGCGCAGAAGTCGAGCATTTCCTGCGTTTCGCGAAGGCCACCGATCATCGAGCCCGCAAAGCTCCTCCGATTGAACAGCAGGGAGAACGCCGACGTCGGCAGCGGCGCTTCCGGCGCGCCGACCATCGTGAGCGTGCCGTCTCGCTTGAGCAGCGACAAGTAGGCGTTCACGTCATGGGCGGCCGAGACGGTGTCGAGAATGAAATCGAAGCTATTCGCATGCGTCGCCATCTCGTCGCTGTTCCGAGAT
Encoded here:
- the arsM gene encoding arsenite methyltransferase — its product is MEDVKTAVRTKYGEAARRVAAGEESACCGTSASQPECCDPITSNLYGANETGELPEAAVQASLGCGNPTALAELTPGEVVLDLGSGGGIDVLLSARRVGPTGKAYGLDTTDEMLALAEENKQKSGLTNVEFLRGDIEQIPLPDASVDVIISNCVINLSGDKDRVLREAFRVLRPGGRFAVSDVVVRGELPSQVRRSMELWVGCIAGALTENGYREKLRAAGFDEVDIEPTRIYDLEDARAFLAAEGIDVDAIAPEAAGKVISGFVRARKPTACCDSTCCAEG
- a CDS encoding MarR family transcriptional regulator; the protein is MASTLAPPVHDAKRSDASLQRHAEALHAAVSDLVRVYQFRDRDCICCHDISVTQCYALEALSEHGPLRLGALADRLYLDKSTTSRVVGALVRKGYVEPRRESGDRRAAALVVTRAGRRLYERITADLVEQQKALLQDLDPAIREGVTQVIRRFTRAAEARFLSGTSVGSCGPAACCGPEG